A genomic window from Sphingobacterium spiritivorum includes:
- the mreC gene encoding rod shape-determining protein MreC, with protein sequence MRNLWLFLIRYNAFFWFVLFFVFSVILVVKNNNFQRASAFNSSNVVIGSMYAKVNSWKSYLALADANDQLVKENAILHNQLQRYTVKDSSDSVRLVDSIEEGRYQFIVANVANNSIHQKSNYLTLDKGSKDGVEKDMGVITSNGVVGIVLNVSKDFCTVQSLLHPDTRISVTLGKSEVFGSLMWGNNRDSRYAMVRDIPNHVKVAKGEQVYTSGFSIFPKGIQVGRIVETGITSGESFLDLRLLLSTNFSNLQHVYILKDKMAEEKRLLEETNNDNG encoded by the coding sequence ATGAGAAACCTTTGGTTATTCTTAATTAGATATAACGCCTTTTTTTGGTTTGTCCTGTTTTTTGTCTTTTCTGTAATACTTGTTGTCAAAAACAACAACTTCCAACGCGCATCAGCTTTTAATTCTTCCAATGTCGTGATCGGTAGTATGTATGCTAAGGTTAACTCCTGGAAAAGCTACCTTGCACTGGCTGATGCCAATGACCAGCTCGTTAAGGAAAATGCGATCCTTCATAACCAGCTGCAACGCTATACCGTCAAAGACAGTTCCGACAGCGTACGTCTGGTAGACAGCATAGAAGAAGGACGTTATCAGTTTATTGTTGCCAATGTAGCCAACAATAGTATTCATCAGAAAAGCAATTATCTAACGCTGGATAAAGGTTCTAAAGACGGAGTGGAAAAAGACATGGGAGTCATCACATCCAATGGTGTTGTGGGTATTGTGCTGAATGTCTCAAAAGACTTCTGTACAGTACAGTCTCTATTGCATCCGGACACCCGTATCTCCGTCACCCTGGGCAAATCAGAAGTATTCGGATCTTTAATGTGGGGAAACAACCGGGATTCACGTTATGCTATGGTACGTGATATTCCTAATCATGTTAAAGTAGCCAAAGGAGAACAGGTATACACTTCCGGTTTTTCAATTTTCCCGAAGGGAATACAAGTTGGCCGAATCGTAGAGACAGGTATTACCTCCGGTGAAAGTTTTCTGGATCTGAGACTATTACTTTCCACCAATTTTTCAAATCTTCAGCATGTATATATTCTTAAAGATAAAATGGCTGAAGAAAAAAGACTTTTAGAAGAAACGAATAACGACAATGGGTAG
- a CDS encoding rod shape-determining protein, with protein sequence MGLFNWFTQEVAIDLGTANTLIIHNDKVVVDEPSIVAFDRTTNKVIAIGRQAMQMEGKTHDNIKTVRPLRDGVIADFTAAEHLIRGMVKLVNNGKSWFFPSLRMVVCIPSGITEVEKRAVRDSAEIAGAKEVYLIHEPMAAAVGIGIDVEEPVGNMIIDIGGGTTEIAVIALSGIVCDQSIRVAGDNFDSDIVQYIRRQHNIMIGDRTAEKIKIEVGAALPELQEPPEDFAVQGRDLMTGIPKQITVSYTEIAHCLDKSISKIEEAILKALEITPPELSADIYQTGIYLTGGGALLRGLDKRIQAKTKLPVHVAEDPLRAVVRGTGTALKNIGKFKFLMQ encoded by the coding sequence ATGGGGTTATTTAACTGGTTTACGCAAGAAGTTGCGATCGATTTGGGTACAGCTAATACCCTGATTATCCACAATGACAAAGTAGTAGTAGACGAACCCTCTATCGTTGCATTTGACCGCACTACCAATAAAGTAATTGCGATCGGCCGTCAGGCTATGCAGATGGAAGGTAAGACTCACGATAATATAAAAACCGTACGTCCTCTTCGTGACGGTGTTATCGCTGATTTTACGGCCGCTGAGCATCTGATCAGAGGAATGGTAAAATTAGTAAACAACGGAAAAAGCTGGTTTTTCCCATCGCTCAGAATGGTCGTTTGTATCCCTTCCGGAATCACAGAAGTCGAGAAACGCGCAGTAAGAGATTCTGCAGAAATTGCAGGAGCAAAAGAAGTATACCTGATTCACGAACCTATGGCAGCAGCTGTCGGTATCGGTATCGATGTAGAAGAACCGGTTGGTAATATGATCATCGATATCGGTGGTGGTACAACAGAAATTGCTGTCATCGCATTATCTGGAATCGTTTGCGATCAGTCTATACGTGTTGCCGGAGATAATTTTGACTCCGATATTGTACAATATATCAGAAGACAACATAATATCATGATCGGAGACCGTACAGCAGAAAAAATCAAAATTGAAGTTGGCGCTGCTCTTCCTGAGTTGCAGGAGCCACCTGAGGATTTTGCAGTACAGGGACGTGACCTGATGACAGGTATTCCTAAACAGATCACCGTTTCATATACAGAGATTGCACATTGTCTGGATAAATCCATTTCTAAAATTGAAGAGGCTATCCTGAAAGCATTAGAAATAACTCCACCAGAACTATCAGCAGATATCTATCAGACCGGTATCTACCTGACCGGAGGAGGAGCATTACTGAGAGGTTTGGACAAACGTATTCAGGCTAAAACAAAACTTCCTGTTCACGTAGCAGAAGACCCTCTTCGTGCTGTTGTACGCGGTACAGGCACAGCATTAAAAAATATTGGTAAATTCAAGTTTTTAATGCAGTAA